The segment GTCGATGTGCCCGTCGGCCTCGAACAGTTCCGCGTACTTGATGGCGTCGTCGAGGTTGGTGCCGCTCCACGGTTTTCCGCCGAGGCCGCGGCCCGGCTTGCCGACGCCGTCGAACATGTTGAGCTTGATCCAGACGGCGGCCTCGTCGCCGACCTCGGTGCGGACGGCCTCCAGGACCTCACGGGCGAAACGGGCGCGATTGACCGCGTTGCCGCCGTACTCGTCGCGGCGGTGGTTCAGCATCGGCGAGAGGAACGAGCTGAGCAGGTAGTTGTGACCGAGGTGGATCTCGAGTCCGTCGAAACCGCTGTCGACGGCGAGGCGGGCGGCGCCGGCGAACTTCTGCACCATGCCGGGGATGTCGTCGCGGGCGACCTTCTTCGTCAGCGACATCCCCATCGGCGCCGGAATGCGTCCGGGGCCGAGCGCGGGCAGCTTGTTGGACAGCGAGTTGGCGACGGGGCCGGCGTGGCCGAGCTGCGCGGCTGCCAGCGCACCCTCCGCGTGGATCGCGGAGGTCAGCCGCTGCAGGCCGGGCACGGCTTCGGGCCGCATCCAGATCTGGTGGCGGTCGGTGCGGCCCTCCGGTGCGATGGCGCAGTAGGCGACGGTCGACATCGCTGCCCCGCCCGCCGCGACCTCGCGGTGGAACTCGATCAGCTCGTCGGTGACGAGTGCATCGGGCGTCATGCCCTCGAAGGTGGCGCACTTGATGATCCGGTTGCGCAGAGTCAGCGGACCCAGCTGTGCGGGTGTGAACGGGTCCTTGGCGGCGGGGGTCGGAGAGGAGGTCATCGGGGATCTTTCGACGGGCCGGACAGGCCGGCGGTGAGGAAGTCGCGGAGGGCTGCGACGGATTCGGGCGTGAACTCGCGGGGCTGTGCGAGTTCGGTCATGAGGACCGTGAAGGCGAACCGCCAGCGGTGCTGGGCGGCGCCGACATCGAGGTCGGGGACGGTGTCGAGGAGGAGGTCGGTCCATGGCGCCATGCCGAACCAGCGGCTGTTCCACTGCGCGCGCGGATTCGCGATGACGAACTCGGCCAGCACGCGGACGGTCGGCGCCGTCTCGGCATCGGCACGCAGGGCGACGAGCGGATCGAGGATCGCGTCGACGATGTCGCCGACGGTCCGCGGCCGGGCGGCGAGTCCGTCGAGCGGGCTGGCCCAGGTGGATTCGAAGCGGTCCTGAAGCAGCGCCGAGACCAGCGCCTCCTTGGAGCCGAAGTGGTAGTGGACCGCGGCCGGGTTGGCGCCCGCAGCCGCGCAGACGGCGCGCACGGAGAGGGCGTCGTAGGGGACGTCCGCGAGGAGTTTCGCGGCGGCGTCGAGCAGCCGTGCGCGGGTGCTGCTCGCTCGAGTCTCGGAGGCCATTCTCTGATCAGAACACGATTCAATCAGTAATTCAATCGGTGATTGAAATGTGATCAGTTCCCGAGCCCGCCCGGACGGCTGCGTGGCGCACACGCGGGAAGTACGCTGAACGTCGTGGCTGAACATTTTCAAACAGTTGTCCTGGGAGCCGGTCCTGGCGGGTACGTGGCCGCGATCCGGTCCGCCCAGTTGGGCATGAAGACCGCAGTGATCGAAGAGAAGTGGTGGGGAGGCGTCTGCCTCAACGTCGGGTGCATCCCGTCGAAGGCGTTGCTGCGCAACGCTGAACTCGCCCACGTCTTCAACCACGAGGCCAAGACCTTCGGCATCAGCGGCGAGGTGAGCTTCGACTTCGGGGCCGCCTTCGACCGCAGTCGGAAGGTCTCCGACGGCATCGTCAAGGGCGTTCACTTCCTGATGAAGAAGAACAAGATCACCGAGATCGACGGGTACGGCGTCTTCCGCGACGCGAAGACCATCGTCGTCGGCGATCGCGAGATCACCTTCGACAACGTCATCATCGACACCGGATCCACCGTCCGTCTCCTCCCCGGCGTCGCGCTCAGCGAGAACGTCGTCACCTACGAGACCCAGATCCTCACCCGCGAACTCCCGAAGTCGATCGTCATCGTCGGCGCCGGCGCCATCGGCATGGAGTTCGGCTACGTTCTCGCCAACTACGGCGTCGACGTCACCATCATCGAGTTCATGCCGCGCGTGCTCCCGAACGAGGACGCGGACGTCTCCAAGGAGATCGCCAAGGCGTACAAGAAGCTCGGCGTCAAGGTCCTCACCGGCACCGGCGTGCAGACCGTCGACGACAACGGCGACAACGTCACCGTCACGTACAAGGACGCCAAGGGCAACGACGGCAGCATCACCGTCGACAAGGTCCTCATGTCCGTCGGCTTCGCGCCGCGCGTCGAGGGCTACGGCCTGGAGAACACCGGCGTCGCCCTCACCGACCGCGGCGCCATCGCGATCGACGACCGCATGCGCACCAACGTCGACGGCATCTACGCCATCGGCGACGTCACAGCCAAGCTGCAGCTGGCCCACGTCGCCGAGGCCCAGGGCATCGTCGCCGTCGAGACCATGGCCGGCGCCGAGACCATGCTGCTCGGCGACTACCGCATGATGCCGCGCGCCACGTTCTGCCAGCCGCAGGTCGCATCGTTCGGCCTCACCGAGGAGCAGGCGCGCAACGAGGGCTACGAGATCACCGTCTCGAAGTTCCCCTTCACCGCCAACGGCAAGGCCATGGGCCTGAACGCGACTGCCGGTTTCGTCAAGCTCATCACCAACTCGCAGACCGACGAACTGCTCGGCGGCCACATGGTCGGCGACAACGTCTCCGAGATGCTGCCGGAGCTGACGCTCGCGCAGAAGTGGGACCTGACCGCCAAGGAACTCGCCCGCAACGTCCACACCCATCCGACGATGAGTGAGGCCATGCAGGAGACCTTCCACGGCGCGATCGGCCACATGATCAACCTGTAGTTCGCACGCTCGAACATCGACGGTGTTCCCCGTGACCAGCCCATGGTCACGGGGAACACTGCTGTTCGGGGCGGGCGGGGCGAGGCAGGCAGAATGGCACCGTGATGATCGACCGCGTGCTGGAGCCGGGCTTCCCGCTCGCCGTGCGCGCGACGCTGTCGGTGCATCGGCGGGGGAGCGGCGATCCCGCGTACCGTGTCGCGGCGGACGGCTCGGTCTGGCGCGCAGTGCACACGCCCGACGGTCCGGGAACCATCGCGGTCGGCGCGGGCCGCGAGATCCGACTGCGCGCCTGGGGACCGGGTGCCGCGTGGCTGCTCGACTCCGCGCCGGGCATGCTCGGCCTGCACGACGACCCGTCCGCGCTGACCCCGCACGACGCCGCCGTCGCCCGCCTGGTCGCGAAAGTTCCGTACCTGCGGCTCGGTAGAACGGACCGGGTGTGGGAGGCGTTGGTCGCCGGCGTGATGGAGCAGAAGGTGACCGGCACCGAGGCCTACCGCGGGTGGCGGTACCTCCTGACCCGCTACGGCGAGCCCGCCCCGGGGCCGGTGCCCGACGACATGCGGGTGCCCCCGCCGCGTGCCCGGTGGCGGGAGATCACCGAGGCGGACTGGCATCGCAGCGGGCTGGAGGCGGTGCGCGCCAGGACGATCCGGACTGCGGCGACCGTCGACGTGGAACGGAAGGCCGACCGGCTCACCGCGCTGCGCGGCATCGGACCGTGGACGGCCGCGCACACCCGGATCCGCGCGCTCGGCGACCCGGACGCCGTCCCGATCGGCGACTACCACACACCCTCAGTGGTCGGCACGGCGCTGATCGGGGAGAAGGTCGACGACGACGGGATGCTGGAACTGCTGGAACCCTATGCGGGGCAGCGCTACCGGGTGATCCGGCTGTGCGAGCTCGGCGGTGGGATGCCGGAGCGCCGCGGGCCGCGGATGTCGGTGCGGGACTACCGCTCGATGTAGGCCGCGCTCGACAGATTCAGCACCAACTCGCAGTCTCCGTCCGGGTCGGGGGAGACGTCGACGGCGTACGCGCCGTCGAGCACCGGCGACGCGGACTCGAGCGCGTAGGCGACCGCGCCCCGCACCACGCCGTGCGCGATCTCCGGATTGCGCACCGCGATCGACTGCAGCGGGCACGAACAGATCCGCACCCGGTGTTCGCCGAATGCGCTCACCGCGTCGGTGATCCGGAACCCCAGTTCGGCGAGTGCATCGGCGACGACGGTGACGGGGTCGGGCACGGCGGCCGGGGCGGAGGAGGTGACACGCGGTGTGTGGGCCTGTGCCCACGCCCGACCGGCCAGGGACGCGAGCCGCTCGCGCTCGGCCTCGGTTCCGCCCAACTGTCGGAGGAGCAGGTGCAGGAGTTCGTCGGCCGGAGGCGCAGGCATCGGTCGGTAGAGCACCCGCGGCCGACCGACGCCCTCGGGACTCAACGTCTCGCTGACGGCCGAACCCTCGTCGACCAGGTTGTTCAGGTGGAATCGGGCGGTCGTGACGTGGACGTCGAGCGCCTCCGCCACCTGGTGGGCGTCGAGGCCCTCGGGAGCGTCGGCGAGGAGGGCCCGCGCGCGGTCACGAGATCGAACCGGCATCGCGAGACCTCCCTGCATCCGGGTGCTGGGGTCAGCGCCCGTGGACCACTATCAATGCCACAGTACCGTCGGTCACGGCGGTCAGACTGTGCGGAACGCGGGCCTCCACGCGGATCGCGGTGCCGACCTCGAGCCGGACGGTCGCGCCGTCGACCGTGAAGTCGATCTCGCCGGCCTGTCCGAGCACGACGATCGGGTGCACGGCCATGTGCTCGGCCATCACCTGCCCGGCCTTGAACGACAGTCGCACGATGGTCTCGGTGTCGCTCTTGTTGATCTTCTTGATCGCCGGTTTGGCGCCGGTGTCACCGTCGTTCGGGGCGTTGAGCCCGGTCAGATAGGTGTACGACGTCGGCGTCAGATCAAGCAGCGACGGTTCACTCGGCGACACGGGGCTTCCTCACAATCACTTCGATCGCCGACATCTGGTCGCGGTACCGGATGAAGACGCTGCGCATGTCGAGGATGCGCTTGCGGGCCGCGGCGTTCCGGGCGATGTTGTATCCGATCTTAAGCGTGCCGACGATGCCCTCGTCGGCGATCATGCGACGCGTCTCGAGGAGTGCCATCGGCGCGAAGCGGACCTGCTCCACCTCGAAGCCGGCCTTCTCGAACAGCTCGCGCCATTCCACCTCGGTGAGCGGGCGGGCGTTGACCTTGATGGACCGTGCGAGAGCCTTGCGGATCTCGGTCTTGGCGTCGTCGGACAGCGTGTCCGGGTGCAGCGACAACTCGTGGACGGCGTAGCGACCGCCCGGGCGCAGGACGCGGAACGCCTCGTCGATGATCGCGGACTTGCCGCGCTCGGTCTGCATGGTCAGCATCGCCTCGCCGACCACGGCGTCCGCGCTGGCGTCGTCGAGCCCGGTGGCGTCGGCGTCGGCGTGCCGGACGGTGCCGCGACCGACGATCGCCTGCTCGGTGAGGGCGACGGCCTGCGGGTCGGCCTCGATGCCGACGTAACTGCGCGGCGAGTGCTCCAGGATCTCGGTGGCGGTCTTCCCGAGGCCGGGCGCCAATTCGACGACGTCGGCACCGGCCAGGGCGGCGTCGGCCAGCAGGTGCCGGGTCAGTTCCTTGCCGCCCGGCCGGAGGACCCGCTTGCCCATGCGGGCCAGGAGCCAGTGGCCCGGCATGTCTTCGTCTTTTCGCCCGGCGAGGGGCAGCGTGTCGGCGGTGGTTTCAGGCATGAACCTCTCCTACGAATTAACGGAACTGTGTTCGTTAATTAGGTTAGCCTCTGTTACCTATCCTGCCAATGGGCGGCGGGCGTGAATGTACTGTCCGACGCCGGTGACGGTCTGCTCCACGTGCTCCGCGCCCAAGGCCTCCAGGTGCTCCAGCAGTTCTCGACGGCCGAAGATCCGCAGGCCGGACACTCCGGCGACGGCCTCGGCGCCCGGCAGTGCGGCGATCGACGCACGGACCGAGGTGAAGACGACGATCTCCCCGCCGGGTTTGGCCACGCGCAGCATCTCGTCGAGGACGGGGAGCGGATCGGGGATCAGATACAGCGCCGCGAGGCACAGGACGGTGTCGAAGGTTCCGTCCGGGAAGGGGAGGTGGTGGGCGTCGCCCCGCACGTAGGAGACCCGCTCGCCGGGGTTCGCCGCGTGGGCCTGCGCGAGCATCGACGCGGAGAAGTCGATGCCCACGTACTGGCCGTCGCCGACCAGGCCGCGGGAGGCGTCGTCGCTGTAGTTGCCCGGGCCGCACGCCACGTCGAGCACCATCCGGTCGCCGGTCCGAGCCAGGTAGGCGCGCAGCGCGCGGTCGTAGTCGACGGTCGACGATCCGCCCAAGCTGAATCCCCGGGTGAAGACCGGCCGCCACAGCTGTTCGTAGATCTGGGAGAAGACGGGCACGCCCATCAGTCGTTGCGCGATGGTCGTCATGGCGTTGTCCGTCCGGTCAGAACTCGTCGCGCTGGACGCGCAGCGTGGAGATGGTGGTCGCGAGCATGTCGTATTGGCCCACCAGAAGGACGAAGGCGATGGCCTTGCGTTCGGTCAGGTGGCGGCGCAGGGCGTCCCAGGTGGCATCGGCGATGTCGCGGGTGTCGACGAGTTCGTCGACGGCCAGCAGGAGGGTGCGTTCGCGGTCGCCCCAGCCGGCGTCGGGGCCGTCGAGGATCTGCCCGAACGCGGCGGCGTCGATTCCCGCGCGGGCGCCGAGCCTGCGGTGATGGTCGAGCTCGTACTGGCACGACCGCCGGTGGGCGACGCGGATGATGATCATCTCCGTCTCGCGGCGCGACAGCTCACCGAAGGGCATCATCCGCGAGGAGAAGTGCAGCCAGCCGCGGAACAGCCCCTTGCTGCGGCCGAGGGTGGAGAAGATGTGCGCGTTGTCGGTACCCGTCGCGAGAGACATGGCGCGGACGACGAGCCAGTTGATCGGACCGAGATCGCCGAAGGTGCCGGGACTGACGCGAGGTGTGGTCATGAACACACGGTAGTCGACGCCGACGGCAGGTCTATGACGTCGTGTACGGCGAGATGGTGCTCCGATGCTCCTCAAGATGCAGTGCGACGCCGAGTTGAGGGA is part of the Gordonia phthalatica genome and harbors:
- a CDS encoding class I SAM-dependent methyltransferase — its product is MPETTADTLPLAGRKDEDMPGHWLLARMGKRVLRPGGKELTRHLLADAALAGADVVELAPGLGKTATEILEHSPRSYVGIEADPQAVALTEQAIVGRGTVRHADADATGLDDASADAVVGEAMLTMQTERGKSAIIDEAFRVLRPGGRYAVHELSLHPDTLSDDAKTEIRKALARSIKVNARPLTEVEWRELFEKAGFEVEQVRFAPMALLETRRMIADEGIVGTLKIGYNIARNAAARKRILDMRSVFIRYRDQMSAIEVIVRKPRVAE
- a CDS encoding TetR family transcriptional regulator; protein product: MASETRASSTRARLLDAAAKLLADVPYDALSVRAVCAAAGANPAAVHYHFGSKEALVSALLQDRFESTWASPLDGLAARPRTVGDIVDAILDPLVALRADAETAPTVRVLAEFVIANPRAQWNSRWFGMAPWTDLLLDTVPDLDVGAAQHRWRFAFTVLMTELAQPREFTPESVAALRDFLTAGLSGPSKDPR
- a CDS encoding cupin domain-containing protein, which encodes MSPSEPSLLDLTPTSYTYLTGLNAPNDGDTGAKPAIKKINKSDTETIVRLSFKAGQVMAEHMAVHPIVVLGQAGEIDFTVDGATVRLEVGTAIRVEARVPHSLTAVTDGTVALIVVHGR
- a CDS encoding NADH:flavin oxidoreductase; amino-acid sequence: MTSSPTPAAKDPFTPAQLGPLTLRNRIIKCATFEGMTPDALVTDELIEFHREVAAGGAAMSTVAYCAIAPEGRTDRHQIWMRPEAVPGLQRLTSAIHAEGALAAAQLGHAGPVANSLSNKLPALGPGRIPAPMGMSLTKKVARDDIPGMVQKFAGAARLAVDSGFDGLEIHLGHNYLLSSFLSPMLNHRRDEYGGNAVNRARFAREVLEAVRTEVGDEAAVWIKLNMFDGVGKPGRGLGGKPWSGTNLDDAIKYAELFEADGHIDAIEPTAGSSLLNPMYLFHGEPPLESFADAMVGVMRTGMKVGGRFFLKHYPYTDAYLLPLARELRAAVSLPMILLGGVTDRAAMQTALDEGFDFVAMGRALLREPDLPLLIQADPTVTSKCVHCNLCMPTIYSTTRCPIRTGEVPDPLDAA
- a CDS encoding carboxymuconolactone decarboxylase family protein, whose product is MTTPRVSPGTFGDLGPINWLVVRAMSLATGTDNAHIFSTLGRSKGLFRGWLHFSSRMMPFGELSRRETEMIIIRVAHRRSCQYELDHHRRLGARAGIDAAAFGQILDGPDAGWGDRERTLLLAVDELVDTRDIADATWDALRRHLTERKAIAFVLLVGQYDMLATTISTLRVQRDEF
- a CDS encoding class I SAM-dependent methyltransferase, yielding MTTIAQRLMGVPVFSQIYEQLWRPVFTRGFSLGGSSTVDYDRALRAYLARTGDRMVLDVACGPGNYSDDASRGLVGDGQYVGIDFSASMLAQAHAANPGERVSYVRGDAHHLPFPDGTFDTVLCLAALYLIPDPLPVLDEMLRVAKPGGEIVVFTSVRASIAALPGAEAVAGVSGLRIFGRRELLEHLEALGAEHVEQTVTGVGQYIHARRPLAG
- a CDS encoding DNA-3-methyladenine glycosylase family protein, with protein sequence MIDRVLEPGFPLAVRATLSVHRRGSGDPAYRVAADGSVWRAVHTPDGPGTIAVGAGREIRLRAWGPGAAWLLDSAPGMLGLHDDPSALTPHDAAVARLVAKVPYLRLGRTDRVWEALVAGVMEQKVTGTEAYRGWRYLLTRYGEPAPGPVPDDMRVPPPRARWREITEADWHRSGLEAVRARTIRTAATVDVERKADRLTALRGIGPWTAAHTRIRALGDPDAVPIGDYHTPSVVGTALIGEKVDDDGMLELLEPYAGQRYRVIRLCELGGGMPERRGPRMSVRDYRSM
- the lpdA gene encoding dihydrolipoyl dehydrogenase, whose product is MAEHFQTVVLGAGPGGYVAAIRSAQLGMKTAVIEEKWWGGVCLNVGCIPSKALLRNAELAHVFNHEAKTFGISGEVSFDFGAAFDRSRKVSDGIVKGVHFLMKKNKITEIDGYGVFRDAKTIVVGDREITFDNVIIDTGSTVRLLPGVALSENVVTYETQILTRELPKSIVIVGAGAIGMEFGYVLANYGVDVTIIEFMPRVLPNEDADVSKEIAKAYKKLGVKVLTGTGVQTVDDNGDNVTVTYKDAKGNDGSITVDKVLMSVGFAPRVEGYGLENTGVALTDRGAIAIDDRMRTNVDGIYAIGDVTAKLQLAHVAEAQGIVAVETMAGAETMLLGDYRMMPRATFCQPQVASFGLTEEQARNEGYEITVSKFPFTANGKAMGLNATAGFVKLITNSQTDELLGGHMVGDNVSEMLPELTLAQKWDLTAKELARNVHTHPTMSEAMQETFHGAIGHMINL